In Vitis riparia cultivar Riparia Gloire de Montpellier isolate 1030 unplaced genomic scaffold, EGFV_Vit.rip_1.0 scaffold470_pilon_pilon, whole genome shotgun sequence, the following proteins share a genomic window:
- the LOC117909928 gene encoding somatic embryogenesis receptor kinase 1: MEGEVVVVFTLLLLCLLHPFSFISANMEGDALHTLRTNLEDPNNVLQSWDPTLVNPCTWFHVTCNSDNSVIRVDLGNAALSGQLVPQLGLLKNLQYLELYSNNISGPIPSDLGNLTSLVSLDLYLNSFTGPIPETLGKLSKLRFLRLNNNSLTGTIPMSLTNITALQVLDLSNNRLSGVVPDNGSFSLFTPISFANNLDLCGPVTGHPCPGSPPFSPPPPFVPPPPISSQGGNSATGAIAGGVAAGAALLFAAPAIGFAWWRRRKPQEYFFDVPAEEDPEVHLGQLKRFSLRELQVATDSFSNKNILGRGGFGKVYKGRLADGSLVAVKRLKEERTPGGELQFQTEVEMISMAVHRNLLRLRGFCMTPTERLLVYPYMANGSVASCLRERPAAEPPLDWPTRKRIALGSARGLSYLHDHCDPKIIHRDVKAANILLDEEFEAVVGDFGLAKLMDYKDTHVTTAVRGTIGHIAPEYLSTGKSSEKTDVFGYGIMLLELITGQRAFDLARLANDDDVMLLDWVKGLLKEKKLEMLVDPDLKNNYVESEVEQLIQVALLCTQGSPMDRPKMSEVVRMLEGDGLAERWDEWQKVEVLRQEVELAPHSNSDWIVDSTDNLHAVELSGPR, encoded by the exons ATGGAGGGGGAGGTGGTCGTGGTGTTCACTCTGCTTCTGCTCTGCTTGCTTCATCCATTCTCTTTCATCTCTGCTAACATGGAAG GTGATGCTTTGCATACACTGAGGACCAACTTGGAGGACCCAAACAATGTCCTACAGAGTTGGGATCCGACCCTTGTCAACCCCTGCACATGGTTTCATGTTACCTGCAATAGTGATAATAGTGTTATAAGAGT TGATCTTGGAAATGCGGCTTTGTCGGGTCAACTGGTACCACAGCTTGGCCTCCTTAAGAATTTGCAGTACTT GGAGCTCTACAGTAATAACATAAGTGGACCGATTCCTAGTGACCTTGGGAATCTAACTAGCTTGGTGAGCTTGGATCTTTATTTGAACAGTTTTACTGGTCCCATCCCGGAGACGTTGGGCAAGCTATCAAAGTTGCGCTTCCT CCGGCTTAACAACAACAGCCTGACGGGTACTATTCCTATGTCATTGACTAATATCACAGCTCTGCAAGTATT GGATCTATCAAACAACCGCCTCTCAGGAGTGGTTCCAGACAATGGctctttttcattatttacccCCATCAG TTTTGCTAATAACCTGGATTTATGTGGCCCGGTTACTGGGCACCCATGCCCTGGATCTCCCCCATTTTCTCCTCCTCCCCCATTTGTCCCACCACCACCAATTTCTTCACAAG GAGGGAACAGTGCCACAGGAGCAATTGCTGGAGGTGTGGCTGCTGGTGCTGCTTTACTATTTGCTGCTCCTGCAATTGGTTTTGCATGGTGGCGCCGAAGGAAACCACAAGAATATTTCTTTGATGTACCTG CTGAAGAGGACCCAGAGGTTCATCTGGGGCAGCTTAAAAGGTTTTCACTGCGAGAATTACAAGTTGCAACAGATAGTTTTAGCAACAAGAACATTCTGGGTAGAGGTGGATTTGGTAAGGTGTACAAAGGACGCTTAGCGGATGGTTCTCTTGTGGCTGTGAAAAGATTGAAAGAAGAGCGTACACCAGGTGGTGAGCTGCAGTTTCAAACAGAGGTAGAGATGATAAGCATGGCTGTGCATCGGAATCTCCTCCGTCTTCGTGGTTTTTGCATGACACCTACTGAACGGCTGCTTGTTTATCCGTATATGGCTAATGGAAGCGTTGCATCATGTTTAAGAG AACGCCCGGCAGCTGAACCACCACTTGATTGGCCAACAAGGAAGCGAATTGCGTTGGGATCTGCAAGAGGGCTTTCTTATTTGCATGATCATTGTGACCCAAAGATTATTCACCGTGATGTGAAAGCTGCAAATATTTTGTTGGATGAGGAATTTGAGGCTGTTGTTGGAGACTTTGGGTTAGCTAAGCTTATGGATTACAAGGATACCCATGTTACCACTGCTGTCCGTGGCACAATAGGACATATAGCTCCAGAGTACCTCTCTACTGGAAAGTCTTCAGAAAAAACTGATGTTTTCGGGTATGGAATTATGCTTCTGGAGCTAATCACTGGGCAGAGAGCTTTTGATCTTGCTCGGCTTGCCAATGATGATGATGTCATGTTGCTTGATTGG GTAAAAGGACTTCTGAAAGAGAAGAAGTTAGAAATGCTGGTTGATCCTGATCTTAAGAACAATTATGTAGAATCAGAAGTAGAGCAGCTAATCCAGGTTGCCCTGCTGTGCACGCAAGGCTCTCCAATGGACCGGCCCAAGATGTCAGAAGTGGTGAGAATGCTGGAAGGTGATGGATTGGCAGAGAGGTGGGACGAGTGGCAGAAAGTGGAAGTTCTCCGCCAGGAGGTGGAACTCGCTCCTCACTCCAACTCTGATTGGATTGTGGACTCAACAGACAATCTACATGCGGTTGAATTATCGGGTCCAAGGTGA